In [Leptolyngbya] sp. PCC 7376, a genomic segment contains:
- a CDS encoding NACHT domain-containing NTPase, whose translation MQESEIFSVIPKIVSGVSKPVFKSLQNQGLKKVGQLEVDFNFCFTEYLKRNFNKCSKTKTILYRDQPVNLKDFYVRTDLQRKGHFLGQTITENEFLDIIKSEQRIIISGTAGSGKSTFCKSIFLDLIETHNEIIPLFLELRQLNSEKELSILEYLINELKKFKSSFAGDQLDYALKKGKIILILDGFDEVNRDRKEVVEREIIEIAGHYENVLLVCSTRPDDRFISWEEFHTYQVLPLDKVKALNLIRKMRFDATIKSNFIKALDANLYDKHKSFASNPLLLTMMLLTYEQIAEIPEKIHLFYHEAFSTLFHKHDAFKSSYRRKTYTGLSIDDFAKLLSTFSLLSYSQEKYSFSRDELIELLKASKKISKIIAEEENILNDLLFSVCILQKDGLKYTFTHRSFQEYFTALFLTNFNSCQKYELFEKVAFTNRSDSVIMISLEINQELVEKEWIIPKLKWFLEQFSSKNASFENTLNNISLVFSGLQYFSASDMADMKNIDISEASPDIGLTYKSPSKIADCYMLFEDLYKQEMNSFCGEMTYSYSTQEKDAKQKLLSSIELNFHPLLFESISPEIQELIEEANLLRYYDSSIKFFRSLLTSLEEKHNQQEKDITEFILQDGGTFK comes from the coding sequence ATGCAAGAATCAGAGATCTTTTCTGTAATCCCTAAAATTGTCAGTGGGGTTTCAAAGCCTGTTTTTAAATCTTTACAAAATCAAGGTCTCAAGAAAGTTGGACAATTAGAGGTAGACTTCAACTTTTGTTTTACTGAATATCTAAAAAGAAATTTCAATAAATGTTCTAAGACTAAAACAATCCTATATAGAGATCAGCCAGTAAATCTCAAAGACTTTTATGTAAGAACTGACTTACAGAGAAAAGGTCATTTTTTAGGGCAGACAATTACAGAAAATGAGTTTCTAGATATCATCAAAAGTGAACAAAGAATAATTATTTCAGGAACAGCAGGATCTGGAAAATCGACATTCTGTAAAAGTATTTTTCTAGACTTGATTGAAACTCACAATGAAATCATACCTCTATTTTTAGAATTGAGACAGCTTAACTCTGAGAAAGAATTAAGTATTTTAGAGTATCTCATTAATGAATTAAAAAAGTTTAAGTCGAGTTTTGCCGGTGATCAACTTGATTATGCGTTGAAGAAAGGTAAGATAATCCTGATTCTAGATGGTTTTGATGAAGTCAATAGAGATAGGAAAGAAGTTGTAGAGAGAGAAATTATTGAAATTGCTGGACACTATGAGAATGTTCTTTTAGTTTGTTCTACGCGACCCGATGACAGATTTATCTCATGGGAAGAATTTCATACTTATCAAGTACTCCCTTTAGATAAAGTTAAAGCATTAAACTTAATCAGAAAAATGAGGTTTGATGCAACTATAAAATCCAACTTTATCAAGGCTCTTGATGCAAACTTATATGATAAGCATAAAAGTTTTGCAAGTAACCCACTACTGCTAACTATGATGCTATTAACTTACGAGCAGATAGCAGAAATACCAGAAAAAATCCACTTATTTTATCACGAAGCATTTTCAACACTTTTTCATAAGCATGATGCCTTCAAAAGCTCATATAGAAGGAAAACATATACTGGTTTATCTATTGACGATTTTGCTAAATTACTATCGACATTTTCTCTATTAAGTTACTCTCAGGAGAAGTATAGTTTTTCAAGAGATGAATTGATCGAATTACTGAAAGCATCAAAAAAAATATCAAAGATAATAGCAGAAGAAGAGAATATATTAAATGATTTGTTATTTAGTGTATGCATACTACAAAAAGATGGTTTGAAATATACATTTACTCATCGTTCATTTCAAGAATATTTTACTGCACTTTTTCTGACTAACTTTAATAGCTGCCAGAAATATGAGCTTTTTGAAAAGGTTGCTTTTACGAACCGTTCTGATAGCGTAATTATGATTTCGCTTGAGATAAATCAAGAGTTAGTAGAGAAAGAATGGATAATACCAAAATTAAAATGGTTTCTTGAACAATTTTCATCGAAGAATGCTTCATTCGAAAACACATTAAACAATATTTCATTGGTTTTTAGTGGATTACAATATTTTTCTGCTTCAGATATGGCTGATATGAAAAACATTGATATTTCAGAGGCATCTCCTGATATCGGACTCACATACAAAAGTCCTTCAAAGATAGCTGATTGCTATATGCTTTTTGAAGATTTATATAAGCAAGAGATGAATTCTTTTTGTGGCGAAATGACATATTCATATTCAACGCAGGAAAAAGATGCAAAACAAAAACTATTATCTAGTATTGAGTTGAACTTTCATCCATTATTATTCGAATCAATATCACCGGAGATTCAAGAACTTATTGAAGAAGCCAATTTACTTCGATATTATGATAGCTCTATCAAATTTTTCCGAAGTTTACTGACATCACTAGAGGAGAAACATAATCAACAAGAAAAAGATATCACAGAATTTATTCTTCAAGATGGTGGAACTTTTAAATAA
- a CDS encoding SDR family oxidoreductase — translation MNTALITGASSGIGKELAKIHASKKGDVVLVARREQALNELKAELEQAYGITATVITADLSEPDSANNIFQATEAAGIQIDILINNAGFGGHGKFHERDLAKDQAMMQVNMVSLVNLTHLYLQGMVQRNSGKILHVASTAGFIPGPLQAVYYATKAFVNSFSQAIAQELSDTNVTSTALCPGAVATEFVAAGDLEGTTTWDNAATAKSVAQCGYDAMMRGDLLKINEGRLAFLLKWVIPFLPRKMVLKLSQQSMEKH, via the coding sequence ATGAATACAGCATTAATTACAGGCGCATCGAGCGGTATTGGCAAAGAACTCGCGAAAATCCATGCCTCGAAAAAAGGAGATGTGGTTTTAGTAGCCCGCCGGGAACAAGCCCTCAATGAACTTAAAGCCGAACTTGAACAGGCCTATGGCATCACTGCAACGGTCATTACCGCCGATTTATCGGAACCGGACTCTGCGAACAACATTTTCCAAGCGACGGAAGCAGCAGGTATTCAAATCGATATTTTGATTAATAATGCGGGTTTTGGGGGTCACGGCAAATTTCATGAACGGGATCTCGCCAAGGATCAAGCCATGATGCAAGTGAATATGGTGTCCCTCGTAAATCTGACGCATCTTTATCTACAGGGCATGGTGCAACGCAACTCCGGCAAAATTCTCCATGTGGCTTCCACAGCGGGCTTTATTCCAGGGCCATTACAAGCGGTTTATTACGCCACCAAAGCCTTTGTGAATTCTTTCTCCCAGGCGATCGCCCAAGAATTATCTGATACAAATGTCACTTCGACGGCATTATGTCCGGGGGCGGTGGCGACGGAATTTGTGGCAGCGGGAGACCTTGAAGGCACAACAACTTGGGACAACGCAGCAACTGCAAAATCTGTGGCGCAATGTGGTTATGACGCAATGATGCGAGGCGATCTCTTGAAAATCAACGAAGGCCGTTTAGCCTTTTTGTTGAAATGGGTGATTCCATTCCTCCCCCGCAAAATGGTGCTCAAATTGTCCCAACAATCTATGGAAAAACATTAA
- a CDS encoding Uma2 family endonuclease: MVQAVPKILTLQDFLLLPETKPASEFINGEVIQKPMPKGRHSRLQGKLCSAINQVAEESKIAYAFPELRCSFGDRSVVPDLAVFTWERIPFTSEGDVPDNFPLAPDWTIEILSPEQRPNKVLGNILYCLENGSHLGWFIDPDDLSILCLSPSQQPTLFEGEQVVTSLPKIELKLTANQVFSWLNMNP; this comes from the coding sequence ATGGTGCAAGCTGTCCCCAAAATCCTAACGCTACAAGATTTTTTGCTACTGCCAGAAACAAAGCCAGCTAGTGAGTTTATTAATGGAGAAGTCATTCAAAAGCCCATGCCAAAAGGACGGCATAGTCGTTTACAAGGAAAGCTCTGTAGTGCAATCAACCAAGTCGCTGAAGAATCAAAAATAGCCTATGCCTTTCCAGAATTGCGCTGTAGTTTTGGCGATCGCTCTGTAGTTCCAGATCTCGCTGTTTTTACATGGGAGCGTATTCCTTTTACGTCAGAAGGTGATGTCCCAGACAATTTTCCATTAGCGCCAGACTGGACAATCGAAATTCTTTCCCCTGAACAACGGCCCAACAAAGTCTTGGGAAATATCCTTTATTGTCTCGAAAATGGTAGCCATCTCGGCTGGTTTATTGATCCCGATGACCTCAGTATTTTGTGTTTATCGCCATCACAGCAACCAACCTTATTTGAAGGGGAACAAGTAGTAACAAGTCTTCCAAAAATAGAGTTAAAGCTCACTGCTAATCAAGTATTTAGTTGGCTAAATATGAATCCATAA
- a CDS encoding AraC family transcriptional regulator: MGDSIPPPQNGAQIVPTIYGKTLIQPAEFSAMNTSQRKFLLDQGWQVFLNDLKIIPQDLLRQANLPLDLFSQAKPMLSTPEYFRLWDSLASLLSDDPAFPLRVAQSISVEFFSPAMFACICSDNLAIALQRLAQYKPLVGPWRLVVETNDRHTAVSFGEFPGQLPLPPSLIAMELAFFVHLARMATRDRLIPLQVHTTVDIPALEQYEAFFGIPVTKGQTDGVIFSAIDVAKPFLTSNAGMWSIFEPVLNQRLHELQQHDLFSDRVRACLAEILASGQCSMADVAKRLAVSPRTLQRRLKAENSSFKQELSDLRAELANHYLVTTTYSSSEISFLLGYSDPSSFFRAFNIWTGKTPDLVREMSRA, translated from the coding sequence ATGGGTGATTCCATTCCTCCCCCGCAAAATGGTGCTCAAATTGTCCCAACAATCTATGGAAAAACATTAATTCAACCTGCCGAATTTTCAGCTATGAATACAAGCCAGAGAAAGTTTTTGTTGGATCAGGGCTGGCAAGTTTTCCTGAATGATTTAAAAATCATCCCACAGGATTTATTGCGACAGGCGAATTTACCCCTCGACTTATTCAGCCAAGCAAAGCCCATGCTCAGCACACCAGAATATTTTCGGTTGTGGGATAGTTTGGCCAGTTTACTCTCGGATGATCCAGCTTTTCCGTTGCGCGTTGCCCAGTCCATCTCGGTGGAATTTTTTAGCCCAGCAATGTTTGCCTGCATCTGTAGCGATAATTTGGCGATCGCCCTGCAAAGATTAGCGCAATATAAACCATTGGTGGGGCCATGGCGTTTAGTCGTCGAAACAAATGATCGTCACACAGCAGTCTCATTTGGGGAATTTCCTGGCCAACTCCCCTTGCCTCCATCCCTCATTGCGATGGAATTAGCATTTTTTGTCCATTTAGCGAGAATGGCGACGCGCGATCGCCTGATTCCCCTTCAAGTTCACACAACAGTCGATATTCCAGCCCTTGAACAATACGAAGCATTCTTTGGTATCCCCGTCACAAAAGGTCAAACTGATGGCGTAATTTTTTCGGCGATCGATGTAGCCAAACCCTTTCTCACGTCCAATGCTGGGATGTGGTCAATATTTGAACCTGTCCTCAACCAGCGCCTCCATGAACTGCAACAACATGATTTATTTAGCGATCGCGTGCGAGCTTGCTTAGCCGAAATTTTAGCGAGTGGACAATGCTCAATGGCAGACGTGGCAAAGAGATTAGCCGTTAGCCCCAGAACTCTACAACGCCGACTCAAAGCAGAAAACAGCAGCTTCAAACAAGAATTAAGTGATTTACGAGCAGAACTTGCTAACCATTATCTCGTTACGACAACCTATTCCAGCTCTGAAATTTCATTTTTACTTGGTTACAGCGATCCCAGTTCATTCTTTAGAGCATTCAATATCTGGACTGGCAAAACTCCCGATCTCGTTAGAGAAATGTCACGTGCTTAG
- a CDS encoding helix-turn-helix domain-containing protein, translating to MSDSVEIVTNANGQKEAIAPCLEPCPIERGMRILGGKWKGSILWHLKDGPVRFNDLARQLGGASKKMVSQRLREMEEANLVERKVLCDRPIAVTYEITEFGRTALGFLEEVKNWVESNQL from the coding sequence ATGAGCGATTCTGTAGAAATAGTCACTAACGCCAATGGTCAAAAAGAGGCGATCGCCCCTTGTTTAGAGCCTTGTCCTATCGAACGGGGTATGAGGATTTTGGGCGGCAAATGGAAGGGGTCAATTCTTTGGCACCTGAAGGATGGGCCAGTACGTTTCAATGATTTGGCGCGTCAATTAGGTGGAGCCAGTAAAAAGATGGTGAGTCAAAGGCTACGGGAAATGGAAGAAGCTAATTTGGTGGAACGCAAAGTTCTCTGCGATCGCCCTATTGCGGTGACTTATGAGATTACAGAATTTGGGAGAACTGCGCTGGGCTTTTTAGAGGAAGTCAAAAATTGGGTGGAAAGTAATCAGCTCTAG
- a CDS encoding Hsp70 family protein yields the protein MSKWRLKIGKVLQALCSPLLKLLGKLKAFGNVYRQLDRTCDKLQRQLDTQQTPEKIGQTYTQALSLARKCNCDELTKVILQFDSLVAKQNAQDGLVVGQAISFLIDARPQTTPYLEAAWQLSQRLGKNASILEVQQQICLQIAQIGDSNLLLGRLLERRNQGSLSTTALSQIIYRFLENHTFQFTDSWKAFFKPFRPDELPQIHQVYAVLDRYAEAAKLAETARDYHSAIDYLMPLPGQDIALHNLELANRLGDESEIAKAHHKVAGEFWQEGNYAKALEHFQKSSDRQRSSDCHQQLGELEAAIRCRPDISPEWIQEIRTTLENQVRDEIEQQEFLTAVRSLKSIEEAWQDRSQTAEAERIKHLLSGAVRAARSAFEHELDASDGQTTKELLKRWSLLEEAAGNYLEAGQKAEQAEDYFAASILFEKAKAFGQALVALKSAEPEAVDSRKKAQLLEQGGDFFMAASLYESLGEIDQAIALYERAAEFSRAAELQRHQLSEETAPFDQRWQELLTKAGQTEKLAELCATQASRPEQSAEQKTRLWRRIKNLTEQGLLGEKWRDLIVTELPLIEEETRHRFEQQAVSWLPKATQQVMANYTDAIGLDLGTSNSVVCLFNKQQGKPEVVERQRKRQIPSIFAIDQTGRELVGIPIPELLSKSPRAIITKAKREMGTSRKFRVGGKDYRPEEISARIINTARQFAREFLQQKIAAKISGIAAKEIGSIPPTDWVNEFLRKHPPNIPLNNIVITVPAYFNEAQKQATKTAGILANVHVLRLIHEPTAGCLAKRIQENKSETILVADMGAGTFDLSIIQAGDGFFEVLEIEGDSTLGSTDLDDLIYSYFNNQIQSETGQEIPRNSQAATRLRQACEELKIELSSQPEWTIDLPYLIGDRTIQLALTREELEHLASDWLKRIQSTCKRIQHRPNKILLIGGGALMPAVHRSIRELFNQEPNSAYDPLTLVARGAALQAALLMGDVQEKILLDAVPFSLGIKCQETSGEFRFDSVIAKHTTIPTCKTKRYSTVEDDQTRVVIEIFQGESSVPDENFKIGEFILRGIPIAKASVPQIDVKFDIDVSCLLTVTARDASTGNQQSISITDSHLLTPAQATTLQTRFRQSQLYQESLADLETLAADLKAILNEVDKANLADISARFQDRIQTYEQYQERYSPTVTDNNILLNIYGDRLQLEDKTRLLLDQWGTLSRSIQLWLDQYDSMDWRSTDIEVQVQHELATGKQLRQRTQDTKTDINRIVANYQKWLNTLENLPINPQGNPEDLAQHFLRLQRYPEALTQFQRLTPPLLPNHIELGLELFAHTRQRDAYFELLSEHTETLGIHRPDFKNLNHTVRTHSSSIVWLKVDIDGQTFHGSGFAIDSQHIATNRHVLIDKKTGSCVPPEKITAIAKEEILSVISIHEPSWGMDDVVILRIQSNSTPLTPLRLGFSELVEVGELIMTIGFPSPESGEFTENLYCNTGLVNRVRSSQFCTERILEVSIPLQGGISGAPVLNQAGEVIGLLTFWTDRQRTSTGGQIYHEQSLYAIPVQILRRLYGEIN from the coding sequence ATGTCAAAATGGCGCTTGAAAATTGGGAAAGTATTACAGGCTTTATGCAGTCCACTGCTCAAGCTTCTCGGCAAGCTAAAAGCATTCGGGAATGTCTATCGCCAATTGGATAGGACTTGCGACAAGCTCCAACGACAACTAGATACCCAACAGACACCAGAAAAAATTGGGCAAACCTATACTCAAGCTTTATCGCTGGCCAGAAAATGTAACTGTGATGAACTCACCAAAGTCATTCTCCAATTTGACTCACTGGTAGCTAAACAAAATGCCCAAGATGGTTTGGTGGTTGGTCAGGCAATTTCATTTCTGATAGATGCACGCCCTCAAACAACCCCATACCTGGAAGCAGCATGGCAACTCTCTCAACGATTAGGGAAAAACGCCTCAATACTGGAAGTCCAACAACAAATCTGTCTACAAATCGCGCAAATTGGAGATAGTAATTTGTTGTTAGGCAGATTGCTTGAACGACGTAATCAAGGCTCTCTCTCCACAACAGCTTTATCACAAATTATCTATCGCTTTCTAGAGAATCATACATTCCAATTTACTGATTCATGGAAAGCTTTTTTCAAACCATTTCGGCCAGATGAACTACCACAAATTCATCAGGTTTATGCCGTTCTTGATCGCTATGCCGAAGCCGCGAAATTAGCTGAAACGGCTAGAGATTATCACAGTGCGATTGATTACCTTATGCCTCTTCCGGGTCAGGATATTGCCTTACATAACCTGGAATTGGCAAACCGTTTAGGTGATGAAAGTGAAATTGCTAAAGCACATCACAAAGTAGCAGGAGAGTTCTGGCAAGAAGGAAATTATGCCAAGGCTCTGGAACACTTTCAAAAATCAAGCGATCGCCAACGTAGCAGCGATTGTCACCAGCAACTTGGCGAATTAGAAGCTGCTATTCGATGCCGTCCTGACATCAGTCCAGAATGGATTCAGGAAATTCGCACAACACTAGAAAATCAAGTCAGAGACGAGATTGAGCAACAGGAATTTTTAACAGCTGTTCGCTCCTTAAAATCGATAGAAGAGGCGTGGCAAGACAGATCTCAAACAGCTGAGGCCGAACGAATAAAGCATCTTCTATCTGGGGCAGTCAGGGCAGCTCGCTCCGCTTTTGAGCACGAGTTAGACGCATCTGATGGACAGACAACAAAAGAGCTTCTAAAACGCTGGAGTCTATTAGAAGAAGCGGCTGGAAATTATCTCGAAGCTGGACAGAAAGCCGAACAAGCTGAAGACTATTTTGCGGCTTCTATTCTGTTTGAGAAAGCGAAAGCATTTGGACAGGCATTAGTCGCTTTAAAATCCGCCGAGCCTGAAGCTGTTGATTCTCGGAAAAAAGCGCAGTTGCTAGAACAAGGTGGTGACTTTTTTATGGCTGCGTCGCTCTATGAAAGCTTGGGTGAAATCGATCAGGCGATCGCCCTTTATGAGAGAGCAGCGGAATTTTCGCGGGCAGCAGAATTACAACGTCATCAACTCAGCGAAGAGACAGCCCCATTTGATCAACGCTGGCAAGAGTTACTCACTAAAGCTGGTCAAACAGAGAAACTCGCTGAACTGTGTGCAACCCAAGCCTCCAGGCCAGAACAATCCGCCGAGCAAAAAACACGCTTATGGCGACGAATCAAAAATCTCACCGAACAAGGTTTACTGGGAGAAAAGTGGCGAGATTTGATTGTGACGGAACTACCTCTAATTGAGGAAGAAACTCGTCACCGATTTGAGCAGCAAGCTGTGTCATGGTTGCCAAAAGCAACTCAGCAAGTCATGGCCAATTATACGGACGCGATTGGACTAGATCTGGGCACGAGCAACAGTGTGGTGTGTCTCTTCAATAAGCAGCAAGGAAAACCAGAAGTTGTTGAGCGGCAAAGAAAACGACAAATTCCATCGATTTTCGCGATTGACCAGACAGGACGAGAATTAGTGGGTATACCTATCCCAGAACTTTTGAGTAAGTCACCCCGTGCCATTATCACGAAAGCTAAACGGGAGATGGGCACGAGTAGAAAATTCCGGGTCGGCGGAAAAGATTATCGTCCAGAAGAAATTTCAGCTCGCATTATCAATACCGCTCGTCAGTTTGCCAGGGAATTTCTTCAGCAAAAGATCGCAGCGAAAATCTCAGGCATTGCAGCTAAAGAAATAGGTTCGATACCGCCGACGGATTGGGTAAATGAATTTTTACGCAAACATCCCCCGAATATTCCCCTAAACAACATCGTGATTACGGTACCTGCATACTTTAATGAGGCTCAGAAACAAGCCACAAAAACCGCTGGCATTTTGGCGAATGTTCATGTTTTGAGACTCATTCATGAACCAACAGCGGGTTGTTTGGCTAAGCGTATCCAAGAAAATAAATCTGAGACCATCCTCGTGGCCGATATGGGCGCAGGAACCTTCGACCTTTCGATCATCCAGGCAGGCGATGGCTTCTTTGAAGTCCTGGAAATTGAGGGCGATAGTACGCTTGGCAGTACGGATTTAGATGACCTAATCTACTCCTACTTTAATAATCAAATTCAATCTGAAACCGGACAAGAAATTCCTCGGAATAGTCAGGCTGCTACTCGTTTACGTCAGGCTTGCGAAGAGCTGAAAATTGAACTATCTTCCCAACCAGAATGGACAATCGACCTACCCTATCTGATCGGCGATCGCACGATTCAGTTAGCCTTAACGAGAGAAGAATTAGAGCATCTAGCATCTGACTGGTTAAAACGAATTCAGAGCACCTGCAAGAGAATTCAACATCGACCTAACAAAATATTGCTCATTGGCGGTGGTGCCTTAATGCCTGCCGTTCACCGCAGTATTCGAGAGCTCTTTAACCAAGAACCAAACTCTGCCTACGATCCGTTAACCTTGGTTGCCCGTGGAGCAGCATTGCAGGCCGCATTGCTCATGGGCGATGTGCAGGAAAAAATATTATTGGATGCTGTGCCATTCAGTTTAGGTATTAAATGCCAAGAAACATCAGGTGAGTTTAGATTTGATTCGGTCATTGCTAAACACACAACTATTCCAACCTGTAAAACTAAGCGCTACAGCACGGTTGAAGATGATCAAACGCGAGTTGTAATCGAAATTTTTCAAGGGGAATCATCAGTTCCCGACGAGAACTTCAAGATTGGCGAATTTATCTTGCGAGGCATCCCCATCGCCAAAGCAAGTGTGCCCCAAATCGATGTGAAATTTGATATCGATGTCAGTTGCTTACTCACTGTGACCGCCCGCGATGCCTCGACTGGTAATCAACAGAGCATTAGCATTACTGACTCTCACCTATTGACTCCTGCTCAGGCGACGACGCTACAAACTCGATTCCGGCAATCACAGCTTTATCAAGAATCTTTGGCTGATCTCGAAACACTTGCAGCAGACCTAAAAGCAATTCTGAATGAAGTAGACAAGGCAAATCTTGCAGACATATCTGCGCGTTTTCAAGATCGCATTCAGACCTATGAGCAATATCAAGAGCGCTATTCTCCAACAGTAACGGATAACAATATTCTTCTCAACATCTATGGCGATCGCCTCCAATTAGAAGACAAGACCAGACTATTGCTCGATCAATGGGGAACATTGAGCCGGAGTATACAACTTTGGCTAGATCAGTATGACTCAATGGATTGGCGGTCTACAGATATTGAGGTTCAAGTACAACATGAACTTGCAACGGGTAAGCAGCTACGACAACGCACTCAAGATACCAAGACAGACATAAATAGAATCGTGGCTAATTACCAAAAATGGTTGAATACCCTTGAAAACTTACCCATTAATCCACAGGGCAATCCCGAAGATTTAGCCCAACATTTTTTGCGCCTGCAACGTTATCCGGAAGCGCTAACTCAATTTCAACGGCTAACACCACCGCTGCTACCTAATCACATTGAACTGGGTCTAGAACTTTTCGCTCATACTCGCCAACGAGATGCTTACTTTGAGTTGCTATCTGAGCACACCGAAACCCTTGGAATTCATCGCCCAGACTTTAAAAATCTAAATCACACTGTCCGAACCCATTCTTCATCAATCGTTTGGCTGAAAGTGGATATAGACGGTCAAACATTTCATGGGAGTGGTTTCGCCATTGACTCTCAGCACATCGCGACGAACCGCCATGTACTCATCGATAAAAAAACTGGCAGTTGTGTCCCACCAGAAAAGATAACGGCGATCGCCAAAGAAGAGATTTTAAGTGTGATATCGATTCATGAGCCTAGCTGGGGAATGGATGATGTCGTCATTTTACGAATCCAATCAAACTCTACGCCGCTAACACCATTACGGCTAGGCTTTTCAGAACTAGTAGAAGTTGGGGAACTCATTATGACAATTGGCTTTCCATCGCCTGAAAGCGGAGAATTCACCGAAAATCTCTACTGCAATACGGGATTAGTGAACCGGGTTCGTTCCAGCCAATTTTGCACTGAACGCATATTAGAAGTCAGTATTCCTTTGCAAGGCGGTATTAGTGGCGCTCCAGTCCTAAATCAAGCGGGTGAAGTCATTGGCTTACTAACCTTCTGGACAGACCGTCAGCGAACCTCAACTGGTGGGCAAATTTATCATGAGCAATCGTTGTATGCCATTCCAGTTCAGATACTACGCCGTTTATATGGAGAAATTAATTGA
- a CDS encoding SDR family oxidoreductase, whose translation MANTVLITGSSSGIGKATAKYFQEKGWNVIATMRSPQKETELTELENVLVTRLDVTDSESIESAIKAGLEKFGKIDALVNNAGYGAFGALEGFPIDKIRRQFDTNVIGLLETTQAVLPHFRQQKSGTIVNVSSVGGKMTFPLFSLYHGTKFAVEGISESLHYELEPIGIKVKIIEPGAIATEFAGRSFDFVNDESLSEYQDITNKLLGAFETIGSQSSPASVVAEVIWTAVTDGTKTLRYTAGEDAKVFMANRKALDDETFINGLKEQFGL comes from the coding sequence ATGGCTAATACAGTTTTAATCACTGGCTCCAGCAGTGGCATCGGCAAGGCAACGGCTAAATATTTTCAGGAAAAAGGCTGGAATGTGATTGCAACCATGCGATCGCCCCAAAAAGAAACCGAGCTTACAGAATTAGAGAATGTGTTGGTAACGCGCCTTGATGTGACAGATTCAGAATCTATCGAGTCGGCAATCAAAGCTGGGCTAGAAAAATTCGGCAAAATTGATGCACTGGTAAATAATGCGGGTTACGGCGCTTTTGGTGCCCTCGAAGGTTTTCCGATAGATAAAATTCGTCGTCAATTTGATACGAATGTCATTGGTTTACTGGAAACGACCCAAGCGGTTCTGCCTCATTTTCGTCAACAGAAATCCGGCACCATCGTTAATGTTTCGTCCGTTGGCGGCAAGATGACTTTTCCGTTATTCAGTCTTTACCACGGTACAAAATTTGCTGTGGAAGGCATTTCAGAATCGTTGCATTATGAGCTGGAACCCATCGGCATCAAAGTGAAAATTATCGAACCGGGAGCGATCGCCACAGAGTTTGCGGGACGATCTTTTGATTTCGTTAACGATGAATCCCTCTCGGAATATCAAGACATTACCAATAAATTATTGGGGGCTTTTGAAACCATTGGCAGTCAATCATCCCCTGCCAGTGTCGTTGCAGAAGTGATTTGGACAGCAGTCACTGATGGCACGAAAACCCTCCGCTACACCGCCGGAGAAGATGCCAAAGTCTTTATGGCGAACCGCAAAGCTCTCGATGATGAAACCTTTATTAATGGCTTGAAAGAGCAATTTGGTTTGTAA